Proteins encoded within one genomic window of Methyloceanibacter stevinii:
- a CDS encoding TCP-1/cpn60 chaperonin family protein: AVIKVGGATEIEVKEKKDRVDDALNATRAAVEEGIVPGGGVALLRALDAIESLRVSNDDQKVGINIVRRALQAPLRQIAENAGEDGAVVVGKILDKKEYNFGYNAATGEYGNLVKEGVIDPAKVVRTALQDAASVAGLLITTEAMVAEIPKKSAPAMPGGDMGGMGGMGGMGF; encoded by the coding sequence GCGGTGATCAAGGTCGGCGGCGCCACCGAGATCGAGGTGAAGGAGAAGAAGGACCGTGTCGACGACGCGCTGAACGCGACCCGCGCAGCCGTCGAAGAAGGCATCGTGCCGGGCGGAGGCGTTGCGCTGCTGCGTGCGCTCGACGCCATCGAGTCCCTCCGCGTCAGCAATGACGACCAGAAGGTCGGCATCAACATCGTTCGCCGTGCCCTTCAGGCGCCGCTGCGTCAGATCGCCGAGAATGCCGGTGAAGACGGCGCCGTTGTCGTGGGCAAGATCCTCGACAAGAAGGAGTACAACTTCGGCTACAACGCCGCGACCGGCGAGTACGGCAACCTGGTCAAGGAAGGCGTGATCGACCCGGCGAAGGTCGTACGCACCGCCCTTCAGGACGCCGCCTCCGTGGCCGGCCTGCTCATCACCACCGAGGCGATGGTGGCCGAGATCCCGAAGAAGTCCGCGCCCGCGATGCCTGGTGGCGACATGGGCGGCATGGGCGGTATGGGTGGCATGGGCTTCTAA